The Cupriavidus necator DNA window GGGAACCGCTCCTGTGTCAGGCGCAGGTTCACCATGCTCGGCGCCAGATAGACATGGTCGCCCGCGCCATCGAGCGCCACGTTATGCCCCGCCTTGGCGATCAGCTTCTCGATCTCCGCGGGCGTGCCCTTGAGCCAGCGCGCGGTCGCGCATTCATGCGATTCGAAAATGGCATCGACGCCGTACTCGTGCTCGAGCCGGTGCGCGACCACGTCGAACTGCAGGATACCGACCGCGCCCAGCACCAGGTCGTTAGAAGCAAGCGGGCGGAACATCTGTGTGGCGCCCTCCTCGGCCAGCTGCTGCAAACCCTTCTGCAGCTGCTTGACCTTGAGCGGGTTGTTCAGGCGCGCGCGGCGGAAAAACTCTGGCGCGAACGACGGGATGCCGGTGAACTTGAGCGGCTCGCCCTCGGTGAAGACATCGCCCAGGCGGATGGTGCCGTGGTTGGGCACGCCGATGATGTCGCCGGCATAGGCTTCTTCGGTGGTGTTGCGGTCCTGCGCCATGAAGGTGATGGCGTTGTTGATCGCCACGGTCTTGCCGGCGGACACGTGCAGCAGCTTCATGCCGCGCTCGAAACGGCCCGAGCACACGCGCACGAAAGCGATGCGGTCGCGGTGGCGCGGATCCATATTGGCCTGGATCTTGAAGACGAAGCCGGTGAACTTGGGCTCCTGCGGCTCAACCACGCGCGAATCCGTGTTGCGCGCCAGCGGCGGCGGCGACAGCTCGCACAGCGCATCCAGCAGCGACTGCACGCCGAAGTTGTTGATGGCCGAACCAAAGTAGACCGGGGTCTGCTTGCCGTTGAGGAACGCGTCCTTGTCGAAGGTGTGCGAGGCACCGCGCACCAGCTCGATCTCGATGCGCAGCTCTTCGGCCTGGCTGCCCAGGATGCGGTCCAGCTCCGGGTTGTCCAGCCCGTCCAGGATCGCGGCCGTGCCCTTCTCGCCGTGCGGATCGAACAGCTGCACCTTGTCGTTGATCAGGTGGTACACGCCGCGGAAGGCCTTGCCCATGCCGATCGGCCAGGTCATCGGCGCGCACTGGATCTGCAGCACCTCCTCGATTTCGTCAAGCAGCTCGATCGGCGAACGGCCTTCGCGGTCGAGCTTGTTGATGAAGGTGAGGATGGGCGTGTCGCGCAGGCGGCAGACGTTGAGCAGCTTGATGGTCTGCGCTTCCACGCCGTTGACCGAGTCGATCACCATTACCGCGGAGTCCACCGCGGTCAGCGTGCGGTAGGTGTCTTCAGAGAAGTCCTCGTGGCCCGGGGTGTCGAGCAGGTTGACGATGTTCTCCTGGGCCTTGCCATCGGCGGTCTCCCGGCGGTAGGGGAACTGCATCACCGACGAGGTCACCGAGATGCCGCGCTGCTTTTCCAGCTCCATCCAGTCCGAGGTGGCGTGGCGGTCGGCCTTGCGCGCGCGCACTTCGCCCGCGACCTGGATGGCGCCGCCGAACCACAGCAGCTTTTCGGTCAGGGTGGTCTTGCCCGCATCGGGGTGGGAGATGATGGCAAAGGTGCGTCGACGCGCAATTTCAGAAACGAGCGAGCTCACGGCAGCGGAGTTTGACTGGGAAATATTGGATGGCCCGGCGGGCGGCCGGGCCAGCGCCGGCAGCGCCCGCAGGCGATGGCGGGGCCGGGCTCTGCGGGCACGCGAAGGGAATGGGGCGCTATTTTACCGGTTTTGGGCACCGCTCCGGGTTTGTGGCGCCCAGGTGCGGCAAGTTATTCCGCCAGCTTCTCTGCCGGCTTGCCGCGCAGGCTGCCGAACTGCAGCGCGTACTGACGCGTCAGTTCCGCGCCGAAAAAGAAGATCTGTGCCGAGTAATACACCCATAGCATCAGCGCCACCACCGAGCCCGCGGCCCCGTACGAGGAGGCCACGGCGCTGTTGCCCAGGTACAGGCCGATCAGCCGCTTGCCGATCGAGAATAGCAAGGCTGTGATGACCGCGCCCATGGTGACGTCGCGCCAGGCAATGCGCGCATTGGGCAGCATCTTGAAGATCACCGCGAACAGCGCCGTCACCACGGCAAAAGAAAAGGCGGTGGAAAGCACATCGGCCACCGGCGCGAACCACGATTGCGTCCACAACTGGCCCCACAGGCGCTCAACCACGGCCAGCGCCGCATTGACGATCAGAGACACCAGCAGCATGAAGGCCAGCACCAGCACCAGGCTGAATGACAGCAGGCGCGTGCGCAGCAATTGCTGCCAGCCCGCCGTCTCGGGCACCGGCACATGCCAGATGTCGTCCAGGCTGCTCTTGAGCTCGGCAAAGGCACTCGTGGCGCCCACGAGCAGGATGCCCGTCGCCACCAGCGCCGCCATGCCGCTGCCGCCTGCGCGGTGCGTAGCCGC harbors:
- a CDS encoding YihY/virulence factor BrkB family protein, coding for MRSMMNARAFAAQTAPRRHAQRTRDPPGASRQHLAVTDNTEHQSSSAGSAAPHHRRHRPHWLPDRHTGARTLRVVAAAINSWFAHRAASKGAALSFYMLFSLAPILVLVISIAGLFFGAEAARGEIFSQLEGLVGEQGATAIQEILAATHRAGGSGMAALVATGILLVGATSAFAELKSSLDDIWHVPVPETAGWQQLLRTRLLSFSLVLVLAFMLLVSLIVNAALAVVERLWGQLWTQSWFAPVADVLSTAFSFAVVTALFAVIFKMLPNARIAWRDVTMGAVITALLFSIGKRLIGLYLGNSAVASSYGAAGSVVALMLWVYYSAQIFFFGAELTRQYALQFGSLRGKPAEKLAE
- a CDS encoding peptide chain release factor 3 gives rise to the protein MSSLVSEIARRRTFAIISHPDAGKTTLTEKLLWFGGAIQVAGEVRARKADRHATSDWMELEKQRGISVTSSVMQFPYRRETADGKAQENIVNLLDTPGHEDFSEDTYRTLTAVDSAVMVIDSVNGVEAQTIKLLNVCRLRDTPILTFINKLDREGRSPIELLDEIEEVLQIQCAPMTWPIGMGKAFRGVYHLINDKVQLFDPHGEKGTAAILDGLDNPELDRILGSQAEELRIEIELVRGASHTFDKDAFLNGKQTPVYFGSAINNFGVQSLLDALCELSPPPLARNTDSRVVEPQEPKFTGFVFKIQANMDPRHRDRIAFVRVCSGRFERGMKLLHVSAGKTVAINNAITFMAQDRNTTEEAYAGDIIGVPNHGTIRLGDVFTEGEPLKFTGIPSFAPEFFRRARLNNPLKVKQLQKGLQQLAEEGATQMFRPLASNDLVLGAVGILQFDVVAHRLEHEYGVDAIFESHECATARWLKGTPAEIEKLIAKAGHNVALDGAGDHVYLAPSMVNLRLTQERFPELQFMETREIV